The Anas platyrhynchos isolate ZD024472 breed Pekin duck chromosome 32, IASCAAS_PekinDuck_T2T, whole genome shotgun sequence genomic sequence AAAGAcctgaaatttctttttcttgaaataaaccAGTGGATCCTCAGCTGCTGGTAGTCCAAAAAGGCAAGTactgaagaggagagagaataaCTTTCAATATACATCTTTGAATTCATGGTTTAGCATCTACATAATAGAAATTATTTGTGCAGAAGATGAGATTTCCTTTTGAAACGTTGTTACAATGGGTGTTTGCAATTGTTCTGAGTAAATGAGGACCTTCCCAGGAACAGGGTGCAATCGCTAACAACCCCTTATTAGTCCTGTGCTCTTGAGAAAGAATCATTTGTGGCTGATGGACAAGGTtagaaagaagacaagaaatTCCCTCTTGACTCTGCATGATATGTGAAATGGAAAGGTCAGAGTGTGAGGAAGGTCCAACAGAGTCTCCTCTCTCTGTTGTATAGGAAGCCTGCAagcaaggaaagagagaaggaaggagataaCCTTGCATCCAGACcatgaaattattttacttgtttttgcCATGTTCCTGCCTCAGCAGGATGAATGGAAATTGGGCATGGGAGTAGGCAATGGAACTGTCATTTCTGAATTCATCCTCTCAGGCTTCACAAAGCTCGAACAAAGGCTACAGCTATTTTTCTGCATGGTCCTTCTACTCATGTACCTGACAACGGTGATGGGGAATGCAGCCATCATTTTCCTGGTGTGTGTGGATAACCGCCTACAAACCCCCATGTACTTTTTCATTGGCAATCTGGCATTCCTGGAAATCTGGTTTACGTCTTCCACAAGCACCAAACTGTTGGTAATTCTGAGCTCTGGCAGGAGAACAATCTCAGTAGGCGGCTGCTTTGCCCAGTCCTCCTTCTATTTTGCTCTGGGTGCTGCAGAGTTTGTTCTCCTTGTTGTCATGTCCTTTGACCGTTACATTGCCATCTGCCAGCCTTTGCGCTATGCTGCCATCATGAAGCATCAGATCTGTATCCACCTGGTTGCTGCTGTTTGGGTCATGGGCTTCACATTCTCGATTTACCGCCTGGTGCTGCACTCCAAGctcacttcacagaatcacagaatttctaggttggaagagacctcaagatcatcgagtccaacctctaacctaacactaacagtccccactaaaccatatccctaagctctacatctaaacgtcttttgaagacttccagggatggtgactccaccacctccctgggcagcctgttccaatgcctcacaaccctttcagtaaagaaattcttcctaacatctaacctaaaactcccctggcgcaactttagcccgttccccctcgtcctgtcaccaggcacgtgggagagcaggccaacccccacctctctacagcctcctttaaggtatctgtagagagcgataaggtcacccctgagcctcctcttctccaggctgaacaagcccagctccctcagccgctcctcgtaggacttgttctccaggcccctcaccagcttcgtcgcccttctttggacccgctcaagcacctcgatgtccttcttgtagcgaggggcccaaaactgaacacagtactcgaggtgcggcctcaccagagccgagtacagggggacgatcacctccctagccctgctggtcacgctgtttctgatacaagccaggatgccgttggccttcttggccacctgagcacactgctggctcatattcagccgactgtccaccatcactcccaggtccttctctgcctggcagctctccaaccactcatctcccagcctgtagctctgcttggggttattgcatcacaggtgcaggacccagcacttggccttgttaaacttcatgcagttgacctcagcccatcggtgcagcctatccagatcctcctgcagagcctttctaccctcgagcagatcgacacatgcacctaacttggtgtcatcttcaaacttactgagggtgcactcaatgccctcgtccagatcattgatgaagatattaaagaggaccggccccagcaccgagccctgggggacgccactagtgactggcctccaactggacttgactccatttaccacgactctttgggcccggctatccagccagtttttaacccaatgaagcgtgcgccagtccaagccaagagcagccagtttcttgaggagaacgctgtgggagacggtgtcaaaagccttgctgaagtcaaggtagaccacatccacagcctttccctcgtccacccagcgcgtcactttgtcgtagaaggagatcaggttcgtcaagcaggatctgccttccataaacccatgctggctgggcctgatcgcctgctcgcccttcaagtgccgtatgatgactcccaagaggatctgctccatgagcttccctggcactgaggtcaaactgacaggtctgtagttccccgggtcagccctccggcccttcttgtagatgggcgtcacattcgctagccgccagtcagctgggacctcacccgatagccaggactgctgacaaatgatggataggggtttggccagcacctctgccagttctttcagtacccttgggtgtatcccatccggccccatcgacttgtgcacatccaagtgccgtagcaggtcaccaaccagttcttcgtggatggtgagggccacatcctgctccccatccccttccaccagctcagggtactgggtatccagagaacaaccggtattgccgctaaagactgaggcaaagaaggcattgagtacctccaccttttcctcatctcttgtaactaagtttccccctgcatccagtaaaggatggagattctcctttgtcctcctttttgtgttgatgtatttataaaagcgttttttgttatctttaacggcagtagccagattgagctccagatgagctttggccttcctaattttgtccctgcactgcctcgctacatccttatagtcctccctagtggcctgtccacttttccaaagattataaaccctcttttttctcctaagctcaagccacagttctgtgttgagccaggctggtcttcttccccgctggctcatctttgggcacatgggaacagaccgctcctgcgccattaggatttccctcttgaagagcgcccagccttcctggacccctctgcccttcagaaccgcctcccaagggattccaccaactagtgtcctgagcagcccaaagtcagctctccaaaagtccaatacagtggttttactggttcccttcctggcctcgccaagaatagtgaactctaccatttcgtggtcactctgcccaagactgttcccgacaatctcatcctccaccagtccttctctgtttgtgaagagaaggtctagcggggcaccacccctggtaggttcactaatcagctgtgtcaggaagctatcttccactgtCTCCAgtaacctcctagactgctttctctgggctgtgttgtgcttccaggatatgtcagggaagttgaagtcccccacgagtacaagtgctgaagatttcgcaacttctgtcagctgcctttagtgtgggtagttagggtctggcggccggaagatgccgcgctgtacggaaaggtggagcccctcccttgatggacagtagcgtgtggcctgtgatgtaagcaagcggaaatgacgctatgggcctcgggtatataagcccttgtgactcgacaataaacgccatttgccatccaccacgttggtgtctgtgagccgatggaccgagcggcctggggttggtcgccgtgccgttcctgaaccaggttgCCACTGCCTCCcgaaggcaacaagtggtgccgaaacccgggaaaactcctggattcaggtgaacggcggccggagcggcgggaccagcccggcggggaggacgctcccggaccaacaaggaagatggaaacccttgtgaaggtcgtatcaaagttgtggaagctgtggggtggctcagctgaggaagccaggggtgccggtggggaaccagagcctggggaaatctgggagagaccacggccatgtgcgccccagAACGGTGCTGAACTAGAAAACGAAGAATcgggtgaagaagcctccggagggaacggggatgaagcgttaggttttactaacgagtggaaatgcaaaaaagagaacggttgcggggacgaccggggaggaggtagaaacgtgagagaggggcagagagccgatcggaGCGGCCATCTGAAAACACGCTCCTGTggcgcaaacgcctcgctgagaAGGCAgcggggcgagccacgaggcagggagcggcccaaccgcaggggtggggggcggggccggaactcgatgggagggtactggaactcggaggtgagcagtcagtcaagctctGACTCCGGATCAGATAGCGATTCaaattcggaggaggaaatggggacagattgcaaaaatatccccatccgaaataaagctgcaccgcgaggcagagaaattcctctcatggattggaggaaaattaagattgcgtgcgCTGTCTGGGCTTTATCGGCCATGCTAGCGTTcccggtctgggtgacagacagggggcagagggttcactcaccaacaaaccctaaaGATGTGCAAGCGATAGTTAAAGCCattgtggataaagggcttcattctgcaatggtctccaccctcatagatggtgttttcaggggagacgacatgctcccgtttgatataaaacaaacttgtagactgatctttgacgggggtgggatgatcatttttaaacgagaatggggggacaactgtaagagacaactggcccaagtaactgggacggatcacacactgtatggctctagcctgcagcggcgaatgggtacggacccaacagtgatcaccctccaggcgcaagtccagggcctgagggcccacgaaggtatggcaactcgtgcggccagagaagctccaaacagccgacgccccaacttcagaacaaaactaatgaaaactgagtttctgttcacaggaacggatcatcAGGCACCCctgtaatctgtataccccggcgatatgagaagacaataagtcagcaagcgtcctgtttaagcctgagagttccacactggcagaatccagacaccagcgaagcggcctccgtgggtggggggctgcaatgtgtttgtgtgatcttatctttggaccttgtatactaaatatgcttgtgttgtttgttaaaagttggttagagaaagttaacattatgttggtagaacaccaacaactactttaagagtgtatttactcagggttaccagttacctcctagttttctcctggttattgtgccttatgtttttcagttaagttatgatgtctatgtcttaagattgttatattttagctaatttggttgtgcatagggaggggggagatgtgggtagttagggtctggcggccggaagatgtcgcgatgtacggaaaggtggagcccctcccttgatggacagtagcgtgtggcctgtgatgtaagcaagcggaagtgacgctatgggcctcgggtatataagcccatgtgactcgacaataaacgccatttgccatccaccacgttggtgtctgtgagccgatggaccgagcggcctggggttggtcgccgtgccgttcctgaaccaggtcgccactgccccctgaaggcaacactgtagaattcctcatccgtctcctcatcctggttcggcggtctatagcagaccccgaccaggacgctagccttgttgtccctgccgatcctaacccaaagggactcgaccttgtcattcctagcctcgagttctacaacatcgaaagactctctaatatagagagccacaccaccaccccttctgtgctgcctgtcccttctgaagagcttatagccaggcatagcagcactccagtcatgagactggtcccaccacgtttccgtgatggcaaccaagtcgtagcctgcccgctgcacaatggcttccagctcctcctgtttgttacccatgctgcatgcattggtgtagatgcacttcagctgggcctttaccttatcctccggccttgccattgttccccctggcacagccccaacaatcgttgcttcagccccatcccctttcttacctagtttaaagccctattaatgagccccgccagctcctggcccaggatcctttttcccctaaaggatagggacccgtctatggccatcaggccgggtgctttgtaaagtgccccatggtcgaaaaacccaagatttctgcgttggaaccagccccggagccacgtgtttaacaggtgggctttccgtgtccactctgtacccctccctgccaccgtagagatggatgaaaacaccaccatGAAGTCCCCATTAGGGACTTTCTTCTTAGGAGAAACTTATATCAGCCATTTGACAGATGCTGCACAGGCAAGGACACGACTCAGGATGGCATCACCCTTTAAGAAGGAATTACCTTTGGGATTCCCTCAAAGGATAGAATTCTATCCCACCTTGACCGAGGTCCCACCATGACAGATGCAACTTCATGCTTCCCCGCAGCCACCCCTCCAGTATTCCTGAACTACCATCGACAATGCAGACTCAAGCAAACAGAGACAAAAGGGAATGCAAGAATGCCAGTGCTGTACAAACTCAAGAACAATGATACATGCTAGCCAGTAACTGGAACATGAGCTGAGAACCAGCTCATCAAAAGCACCAGCTTCATGCTTAGTTGGTTTGAAAGGACTGAGCACAGGGCATCCCAAAAAGCCTAATAGAAGGAGTTACATCTTCTCAGTGTGGACTCAgtagcagcagccctgcagaaagacaACCCATCcgtctgctcatggcttggacaggtgtaCAGTTTGCTGGCTGAAGAACTGTCTGGATGGCCATGCTCAAAGAGTCTCAGTGAAGAGAGATCAATCCAGTTGGTGGATGGTCGTGGGTGGCATTCCCCAGGCCTCTGTACTGGGTCCATCTTTGTTTACTATTTTGATGGATGATCTGACAGAGAGGATCAAGTACACCCTTAGTACATTTGCAGATGATAACAAGTTAGTTGGGACAACTGACAGGTAGGAAAGCTTTTCAGAGGCATCTGGAAAGGCTAGGTTGATGGACTGAGTCCAATCACATGACATTCAACAGTGCTTCTGGACTTGGGTCATAACAAGCCCATGCAGTAGCataggcttggggaagagtggctggaaagctgtccaGAAGAAAAGCCCCTGAGGATGTTGGTCAACagccagctgaacatgagcagccaccccctgtcatgggcagggactcTGACATCTTCCAATAGATCATCTGTGCTTATGAGGTCACTGTCAGCTGAAGATCTGATAGGCCACGAGCAGGCCCATGGCAGGTGATTGTTCCTGCAATGCCAGTGGTGCCTGAGTAGCTGACAGGCCGACGGCAAACATGGCCTGTGATAGATACTGGGAGGACCCTGGTGCCTGAGGCACGTGGCTTATGTAGATCTGAGGGGAGGTCGTTGGTGATCTAGTAGATAATAGGTCAGGGCAAGGTCCATGCATTGTACCTGTGAGACCACTGGTGCCCGAGGAGCTGGCAGACCAAGAATTGTGTAGGTGTTTGTGAGGTCATTGCTGTCTGAATACAGGCCAGGAACAGGCCCGTGGCAAGTGAAGATGCTATGGCATCACCTGGAGCTGGGTTGAACCGAATTTTGAAATGTCCCGCTCTGGAAATAATTGAAGATCAGTGAGACCAACTTCAGCcatgagaataaaattaaattatatgtatctaaaaaactataaaagatttaaaacaaaaatataaaaaaatatatgtttatatttataaatatacatatattaaacaATATATgtatgatatttttaaaaactcataacgtaatatttaatacaatataatatatattatttaaataaaataaaaataaaaataaaaacaaaaacaaaaaataattacatattatatattatatattatatattatatattatatattatatattatatattatatattatatattatatattatatatataatattattatatataatataatataatataaaatatgtatatatatataatatatatataattataattatatatatatataattatatatattatatatttattatatattctatatattatttattatatattatttattatatattatataatatatataattataatatatataatatataattatataatatatattatatattatttattatatattattattatttattatatattatatatattattatatatatataattatatattatatataattataattatatatatatataattatatttatattatatatatatacatagattatattatattatattatattatattatattatattatattatattatattatatattatatattttattattaaaatatatgctatataatatatagtatataatataaagtatatagtatatagtatatagtatataatatataataacatAGCACAAcataacaataaatataatgtaTGATAATAcaatatgatatgatatgatatgatataatatattagtaaaatatatatttttatatgtatttattatatatattatatatatatatattttaaatatatatatttattatatatttattaatatatattatattaatatattgatatatatatattaaatatatttatttacttaaaattatatgtatatatacacatacatatatatatacatatatatgaaactGTACAtatgagagcattgtccaacaCTTCCTGAACCCTTCCATGCTTGGAGCTGtggggaggctgggaggcaccgcaGGGCCATGCCTGGGCATGGGGCCAGGAGGAAACCACCGTCTTCCTGCCCGGGCGCCATGTCACGTGGGCTGCGGTTTGTGCACCtgcagtggcaggcaggctcCAGCTCCCGACCCGCCGTGGGGAATAACGGCCCCTGGGTGACACGCTGAGAGCCAGGGAGACGCCtgaggctctgggctgcagctctgctgccagggcaggccctggaccagctctggctgctgccgggaccccacaggaggctccctggggagggacgggacagccagcacccccaTCATGGGGCTCGGGCCCTGCCCAAgggcctttcccagctgctgctgccagcacagcaggggctgtagcaggggcaggggctggtcccttcccagcctgacacagccccgCTGCAGGACCAGTCCCCTGGATCCCATGTCACAAGGACGGCCGGACAATCGCACCTTGGGCTTTTGGATGCTACAGCTCAGGAGATGCTCCATGttcccacagcaggctgcaagggGTGTCAGAGGCATCtgcccccacacccagccctaCCCCACGATGATGTCCCACCGCAGTGACGTGAGACCCGCAGCGGAGCCGTCCCTCATATATGGTCATGAAGAGTGCTGGAGAAGttcattggagagctgggctgcgtCGGAGGGGAGATAAGTGCCGATAACGTCTAAaaaggtgcctgctgcttcgattggctcctcctgcagctgggacagcatcTGCACAGATATATTGCCCTCCCATCATATCATTGCCATTTCACCGTGGGTCCCCagaagctccagcagcagggccgtgctgtcaggacaggagcctcaggatggggacagagggactcctgtccccttgggtgctgtggctgttcctctgggtgcagccttgCAGAGGTAAGTGCCAGCTTCTCTGTTCCACAGCCTTGGGACAatgggcagcagtggggtcaTTGGGATCTCTCTGGGAGTGGGGTTGTTTTCA encodes the following:
- the LOC140000440 gene encoding olfactory receptor 6E1-like, coding for MFLPQQDEWKLGMGVGNGTVISEFILSGFTKLEQRLQLFFCMVLLLMYLTTVMGNAAIIFLVCVDNRLQTPMYFFIGNLAFLEIWFTSSTSTKLLVILSSGRRTISVGGCFAQSSFYFALGAAEFVLLVVMSFDRYIAICQPLRYAAIMKHQICIHLVAAVWVMGFTFSIYRLVLHSKLTSQNHRISRPGTGPWQVKMLWHHLELG